Below is a window of bacterium DNA.
AAATCTGGCTTTAGTTCTTTTTTTGCTTTTGGATTTAATTCACTCCAAAGTTTAAACATATTTAATTAACCTCCATAAAACTCCTTATTTAATTTTTTGTCGTTTTCACTCACTTTATATTCTTCATCATCAATTTCGCTGTAATTTATGTAAAGAAATTCTTATTAATCCTTTATTGTTATTTTATCACTTTTTAAAGATTTCTTTAAAAGGGGGAGATGTCTTTTTATACCTTTCATAATGCTTTCTGGAACTATTAAGGGTTACTTTTTAAAAGGGGGATGTAGTATGCCTTTTTCTGTTATAAATCCATCAATAAATTCACCCGGAGTTATATCAAAAGATGGATTATAAACAGGACAATTTTTTGGAGCAATATAAATTTTCTTTATTTTTCTTATTTCATCAGGGTCTCTTTCTTCAATTGGTATATCCTTACCTGTTTTTAAGGAAAAATCAAATGTAGAAAACGGGGCAGCAATATAAAATTTCACTTTATGATGTCTTGCTAAAACTGAAAGATTATATGTCCCAATTTTATTGGCAGTATCTCCATTTAAAGTTATTCTATCTGCACCAACAATTATTATGTCAATTTTCCCCTGTTTCATTAGAAAAGCAGACATATTATCACAAATTAAGGTATATGGGATTTTTAACTTTTCCAGTTCCCATGTAGTTAACCTCGCTCCTTGAAGTACAGGTCTTGTTTCATCAACATAAACATGAAATTTTTTACCTCTTTTTTTTGATACAAAAAGAGGAGAAAGGGCAGTTCCATATCCACTTGTTGCAAGTCCACCTGCATTACAATGTGTAAGAATGTTCATCCCATCATTTATAAAGGAAGAACCATAATTACCTATTTTATAACAACATTCAAGGTCTTCCTTATGTATCTTCTTTGCCTGGTTAACAATATCCTTTTTTATTTCATTAATTGTTTTATTTTTATTTAAAATTTTCTCTATTCTTTCAAGAGAATAAAATAAGTTATAAGCAGTTGGTCTTGATGTTTTTAGATATTCAATATCTTTTTTTATTTTTTTAATAAATTTTTCTTTTGTTTTTTCTCTACATTTTATAGCAGATAAAGCAATTCCAAATCCAGCAAAACACCCTATTGCAGGAGCACCCCTTATTTTTAGTTTTTTTATGCTTTCCCACACATCTTTTATATTTTTTATCTCAATTATTTCCTCTTTTAAAGGTAGTTTCCTCTGGTCAATTATATAAAGATGCTCTTCTTTCCATATAATTGGTTCAATAGGTGGTTTCATTTAATTTTCCTAAACATTAATAAGTCCCATTTTTGTTTTAGGCACAAAGGTCTGATATTGAAAAAATTCCCCTCTATCCCCTTTCAAATCCTTTTTATCTACCAAAGTTAATTTTGAAATCAGGAAATGAATTTTTTAAATTTAACAAGATATCTGGTTCAGGATTTATTCCATATCCATTTGCTTTTATTTTAACTTTTTTATTATCTTCTTTATATAATGTAAGAATAACAGAACAATTACCTTTATTGTTTTGTATAAATTCCTTTAATTCTTTAATTTTCTTATCTTCAACTGGCAGACATATCTGAATTTCAATTGTGCCTGTGAACTTTTCTTTTGCCTCTGCTAAGTCAATAACTTCGTTTGCAATAAATTTGATATCATCTTCTCTTTTTTGAACCTTCCCTTTTATAAATACAATATTATTAGTTCTTATAACTGATGAGTATTTTTTAAATGTTTCGGGATAAAAAATAACCTCTATTTTCCCATCAATTCCTTCAAGTTCACCAGATGCCATCCTTTCCCCTTTCTTTGTTATATTTCTCTTTAATTCT
It encodes the following:
- the mtnA gene encoding S-methyl-5-thioribose-1-phosphate isomerase gives rise to the protein MEPIIWKEEHLYIIDQRKLPLKEEIIEIKNIKDVWESIKKLKIRGAPAIGCFAGFGIALSAIKCREKTKEKFIKKIKKDIEYLKTSRPTAYNLFYSLERIEKILNKNKTINEIKKDIVNQAKKIHKEDLECCYKIGNYGSSFINDGMNILTHCNAGGLATSGYGTALSPLFVSKKRGKKFHVYVDETRPVLQGARLTTWELEKLKIPYTLICDNMSAFLMKQGKIDIIIVGADRITLNGDTANKIGTYNLSVLARHHKVKFYIAAPFSTFDFSLKTGKDIPIEERDPDEIRKIKKIYIAPKNCPVYNPSFDITPGEFIDGFITEKGILHPPFKK